The Plasmodium knowlesi strain H genome assembly, chromosome: 12 sequence CTGTTGGAGTTGTTATGGGAGTCCTTTTATTTACAAATGTGTCGAACGGatatgcataaaaaaaaaaaaaaatgttctgacttgttcaggtaaaaattgaagaaaatggtaaaaaaaaaatatatatttcctgtACACTTGTAAAAAagtgtgcctttttttttttttttttttttattttctttgcaaATTACACAATCCATTTTTGGTaaccctcctttttttttggtgacaTTAAGTAACAACGTAATTCCCCCCCAAAATGGtatgtaaaaaaggggggctataaatatgtacataacaaagattatttatatttttgcgCATCAAGATCAAGTGGTTGAAATTATTTAGAAAAGCTCCATCAGCATATGTgcgtaaaataaatatgcgGCACAGAACTTGTATGGAAAAATAGGGGAAGCATTATTTTTGGTACAAGTTATTTGctgggattttttttttttttttttttttttttttttttttttccctccgtgCACAATTATTCTTACAAAAACGTGAATTAAATGTtagcaaatatttttttctttacaatttttcgcttaaaaattaaaaagaagaaataaataagaagaaaaacgagCACGTACAAGACTGCAAATCaacttttcattcatttgaAAATTCAGATATTTTACGAGAccgcggaaaaaaaaacaaaaaaaaaaaagtacgctTCGTTTAGCATATATTGAAAGAGGATTGTTTTCACTTTAAATCCCTCATCGTACAGAATAAAGGAACTCATTTGTTCGTCGAAAGAGGTGTATCACATATATCTTAGGAGCAgcgttcttccttttttttttttttttccccccccccttttgatgaacccttaaaaaatggattttCTCAACCAAATAAGGAAGCGACAGAGGGAACTGAAGTTgtcaaatattttaaatttctcaCCGTTAACAAATGAAGAGAGGAAgcatttaattaaaatatacGGCCTACTCGCCGTAGGAACAATGATAACTGCATTGAGTTGCTATGTtgacatatattttttgaaaatccCGAGATTTATAGCGTCCATGGTTAGcttattttgttcctttgcCTTGGCTGGGTCATGCAGTTATTCTCATTATGGAAACATCTTACCAGGTGCATCGAAAAAGAGGTTACTTTATTTTGCCGGCATATCATCTTCCATCGGAATTTTGATGAGTGATTATATTGCTTACGTTAATTACCTCAACCCGTCCATTCTCCCCTTGGCCTTTTTTGGAAGTCTGTCTATATTTTCGTGCTTCTCCTTGTCGGCTATATTTTCCAAGAACAGGTAGGTGCCACAGGGACATTAGTAGATGTGTATATACTGATCGCGGATGGGTATTCATTTGCATACACCATTAGGGggtcatatatttttagCAAACAAATCGTTTGCGTTGTATATTATACTCTCCATTGTATGGAGAActctttttcatatatatgtaccctATTTCGTCTGTGCCATTGCGTTAATGAGCCCTCCCCAAGGGTGCTAAACTTTGCATAGGGGGGTCCTGCTTATGTGCTATGATACACTTTTcaatttctcatttttttctttatagaatttcccttttccttggAACGGTATTATGCGCTGTGTGTTCCTACGTAGCGCTGATTTCATTTATGAACTTTTTTATAAGGTCACGATATATTGACGCCACCTTGTTGTACGTTggattttttatgtacatggGGTAAGCATCTTCTAGCGAGGTGCATGTGAGAGTTGGCCTACTTGAAGGCGTAAAGAGCATACGGGCCAATATGCACCTTTTAATCATATTCCCCCTATTTGGTAAAGAAGCACACAGTAAGCGGAgtgaaccatttttttttttttttttttttttttttttccctttgcagATTCGTCCTATTCGACACCCAAATAACGTTGTTCGATTTTCGCCGGGGAAACAAGGATTACATAGTAAtgatttaaaagaaaaaggaaaaaaaaaaaaaaatcatagcGCATAATTTGACTATTGTGTGGTGACACAGCGGATGAACACTTCTTTGTGATTTCCTCTGTGTATGAAAATGACCGTTCGTtcgtgtatatatttttccacctAGTTCGGTGCGCAATAAAGTTCTTTCAGGCCACCGTTCATATTTTGGGGCTGTTTATTTTTGACcgatacacatttttttttttctttcttttctccctccccGTGCAGATGCACTCCATTTGCCTGTATCTGGATTTGGTGGGACTCTTTACGCACTTATTAAGGATATTGGGtcagaaagaagaaaagaagaagaaataaaataatatttctcCACCCCATTATCGACTTTATTTGTGCTTGTATAATTAAGCTTCTCCAATGAGTTGGAACAATTGAATGATTCAGTAGAAGGGTAGAAGACATCGTGTCTACACCTGCCAACACGTCAACcaacatgtacatatatatacatatgtatacactttctttttttttttttaatgttatATTTGTATGAtaatttgaaatttttttttttttttttaaattttacatTGTTGTGTATATTGATATATTAAATAACTACCGAACAAGTtgtttatttaaaaaaaagaaaaaaaaaaaaaaaaggagaaaaaataggaaCGCTTCTTTTGTGTGAACTGTGGTTCCTTCATATGGATACTAATTCCGATGGATGAAATCATTCAATGAAAAACTATTTCCCTTTACTCCACTTTTGGAGTAAATAAATtggggagggaagaaaaaaaaaaaaaaattctctacACGCCCACACCCGATGCGTTTCGCTGAAAAGTGATATTCTCAGGATGAGCGAATTGGGGGTGTACAGGGAAAGGTATATATGGAAggacataatttttttttttttttttcaatggtGAGAAAAAATCTCTGTTAGATATGTATCCCATTGGGGGGACATATTTTCGATATGTATATGCTCATGCACGTGTATATGCATCGGGCCATTCCCCTAGCAGTGCGTAAGGGTGAAGTATTCAAATTCCTGTTCCCCAGGATAATCATATGCTCAATTGTGGTGAAGCTTATGGTAGGCACTCGCAGAAAAACTTATTTATTCAAATACTTTTGCAAGGCTAATCAGGCAAAGAAGTTATGAAGAAGGAACTTATGTTGCGATGCGCCAATAACTTTGTACTTCAAAATAGCGTGTGCCTTCTGGGATTCCTGAGGCTTGTAAAATCTCACCTCACTGGCAGAGTCGGCATCATTAAAGCCAGATCatttaaagggaaaagaacaaactgTACCAGTACCTGTGTGCATTTGAACAACATGGAAGTGACGGTAAGACCTAACCATGAGAAGAAATACGTACTCATAACAGCTAATTCTTACTACAACAGGATAAGTTGAAAAAATCACCTGACCGTTCAGGtgtaaaaatgagaaaaaaaaaaaaaaaaaaaaaatgtggacgaTATTTAACCTTGCACACAGttaaatagctatttttttttttttttttttttttttttcctttgacgTCATTCCACCTGCACAGTACTTATCTCAATCGCTAGCACAAACGATTGACAACGAATTGATGAGCGACGATGTTGGGTACACCACCGAACAGTTAATGGAGTTAGCCGGACTTTCCATTGCGCAGATAATATGTAGGGAATACAGTTttgataaatttaaaaaaattctcataTTTTGTGGGCCTGGTAATAATGGGGGCGATGGTTTAGTCGCGGCTCGCCATTTGAAGCAATTTGGCTACGACATCACAGTCGCTTATCCGAAGGAGAATACGAAGGTGTTGTTTCAGGTAGGAGGTGTGTCTTTTTTTGTCATCTAGGCGCGACCTTAGCGTCTTGTATACACACTTACTGTAGTGCTTCCACCATGGTGTGATTACTTTCCCTTCCCATACAGAGGCTGCTCAATCTATTGCATCACTACCACGTGCCCGTCGTGAAGTCCGCAACAGGTGAAGGTGCGCGAGGTTGGCACGCAAATGAGCAAACAGAAATACATATAaccatataaatatatacgcatataaatACCTGTATGCGTGTGCAAGGAGCCCGTATGTATTCCCCAATCGTGGAAGAATTCATAATTTCGTTTCGTGCCATGCGCAGACATCAAGATGTACGACTTAGTCGTGGATGCCTTATTTGGGTTTAGCTTTAGAGGAGAACCTCGAAGCCCCTTCGACGAGATAATCCATGTAGGGCTCGCCCCACCTGTGGCgtttcatatatatgtctTTTTTCGTCTGCTCTGTTGTCTTTCCTTCACTGTGTACCTTTGCgccgtaaaaaaaaaaaaaaaaaaaaaaaagaacttttCGCACTTCCCCCGCAGATGATTAATCAGAGCAACAAGCCTGTCGTGTCGGTGGACGTACCATCAGGCATAAACATAGACGGGGGTGAGCAAtaaggagaaacaaaaaaatggaaaaacaaacgaaCACTCACATGTGCCTGATCAAGttaaacacatatatatatatatatatttatatttcatttttttttttttttttcaaaccaGACACGGCAGGAACCGCCCTTTCTGTCAACTCCGAAATGAACATATCGTTGATGCTTCCGAAGGAGGGGGTTAGACATTACCGGAAGAAGCATTACTTGGGGGGGAGATTCATACCAAAGTAATTgttctgttctttttcctgcTAAGTGTGTCCTAGTGGGGGCTCACTCCTTATCACACCCCGGATTACAATTTGGCGTATGCCTTTTAATATAGTGCAATACAGTATCGTAtcgtatatataaatatatattttttttttttttttttttttttttttgcgccagTTCCATCGTGGAGAAGTACAATTTGAAGATACCTCAATTTACAGGTTAAAACACATCACTTGCGaactgatttttttattttcccattcgCTCAACatgacaaggaaaaaaaaaaaaaaaaaaagtaaaaaccatgtaatttttttttttttttttgctttaatTTGACACTTTGCAGGGGATAACTCCTACGTGCAACTGTAGGGGGGGGACTTGGAGCGGGGCCTCATGGGGAGGTTGCTCTTTGATCACACTGTGTTGCACAGAAGTATGATGCTGatgtgattttttcttttagaGTGGGTGGGAGAAACATTATTTCCCTTACCTTTTTTTCGTATCGATTTACTACGAGGACCATCCCCCTTTGTGACCACCTTTACGAAAACGTTGCAGACAGCCCCATGGGGGGGGATATTTCCATctggaaagaaaatatatgcgTGCAGAGTTCAGATATTTCTCTCCACTTGAGTGACACGTTGTTTGTAAAATTGCGATGATACCTCCGCTTCGCTTTTTCCTGTGGCTGGCAAAACGGGTTGTCTACATTcatcaggagaaaaaataccaAAGTTGGCAGGTTCACCCAAGCAGTATGCTCGTCTAAATTtcttacgttttttttttttttttttttttttttttccactaccGCTTAACAATGTGCGATGtccctttaaaattttacaaaaacaaaaaaaaaaaaaaaaaaaaaaaacggcaaAAGTAGAAGAGTGAATGTACAACTCACACGCGGTAAGCGGAACGAGTAGACAGTGCGCACCATGTTTGAACAACCTTTTTGTGCCCTTTCCCCCGCTCCCATCGCTGTTGCCACTCTATGTGTGCAACCCAAACAAATATACTCACAGCTTCAGCTCATCAGCCAACAACTCAAACGCGTCGATTTGCACGGTAGgctttttacttccttcttcatttctcttTGATGAAATGGCAAAGGAgttaaagaaattatttatcTGGTCATCTGTGTTGGAGAAAATTCCCGGTGTGGTTAGTTGGTTCTGAAATTTCTCTGTGGATTTATTTGAGTCATTCGTACGCATCGTGGGGTAGTTACCCTGAGGAGGTTGGTCATAGGGTTTAGTATTACTGTTAATAATACCTCCTCTGTATTGGGGTGTATATCCCTGCACTTGTCCTTTTTCGTAACTGAGTACTGAGGTTGCACCGGCAAAGTGAGAATCATTCGTAACGCTTGGGTATTGTTCCTGCATATCTATTAAACTTAAATCATGgctttgtacatttttcgggtccacaattttgttttcaccAAATGGTTGTTGCCCTTTCTGTT is a genomic window containing:
- a CDS encoding pyridoxal 5'-phosphate synthase, putative, with protein sequence MKKELMLRCANNFVLQNSVCLLGFLRLVKSHLTGRVGIIKARSFKGKRTNCTSTCVHLNNMEVTYLSQSLAQTIDNELMSDDVGYTTEQLMELAGLSIAQIICREYSFDKFKKILIFCGPGNNGGDGLVAARHLKQFGYDITVAYPKENTKVLFQRLLNLLHHYHVPVVKSATGEDIKMYDLVVDALFGFSFRGEPRSPFDEIIHMINQSNKPVVSVDVPSGINIDGDTAGTALSVNSEMNISLMLPKEGVRHYRKKHYLGGRFIPNSIVEKYNLKIPQFTGDNSYVQL